The proteins below are encoded in one region of Fibrella aestuarina BUZ 2:
- a CDS encoding RNA polymerase sigma factor — MLFRRKSTFTDNDLLSVIEACRGNDVRAQRTLFRQYYSYAKSICLRYMANVDEADDVLNESFLKVFQHLGSYDSALPFKAWLRTIVVNTAISYHRKYHKLDTISATPANPAHTPPDVANTDETVVDRLSADEILSLVQQLPPVPRTVFMMHVVDGYSLREVADSLNANEATVRSHFLRARLRLQELVTMAHRSSHPQSSSRYYD, encoded by the coding sequence TTGCTGTTTCGCCGAAAATCTACGTTTACCGATAACGATTTGCTGAGTGTTATCGAGGCTTGCCGAGGCAACGACGTTCGCGCGCAACGAACGCTGTTTCGGCAATACTATAGCTATGCCAAGAGCATATGCCTGCGCTACATGGCGAATGTCGATGAGGCCGACGATGTGCTGAACGAAAGCTTCCTGAAGGTATTCCAGCACCTCGGCTCCTACGATTCGGCCCTGCCGTTTAAGGCCTGGCTCCGCACCATCGTGGTGAATACGGCCATCAGCTACCACCGTAAATACCACAAGCTCGACACGATCTCCGCAACCCCGGCCAATCCGGCGCATACGCCACCCGACGTGGCCAACACCGACGAGACGGTGGTCGACCGGCTCTCGGCCGACGAGATTCTGAGTCTGGTGCAACAGCTGCCGCCTGTGCCCCGCACCGTGTTTATGATGCATGTGGTCGACGGCTACAGCCTGCGCGAGGTAGCCGATAGCCTTAATGCCAACGAGGCGACGGTTCGCTCCCATTTCTTGCGCGCCCGGCTTCGGCTTCAGGAATTAGTTACGATGGCCCACCGGTCATCTCATCCACAGTCTTCTTCCCGCTACTATGACTAA
- a CDS encoding glutaminase family protein, protein MLRTLAFSLSVCLSAGFVQAQSLRPPAYPLITHDPYFSVWSTTDKLTESPTRHWTGKAQSLEGVIRVDGKAYQFLGAIPTNYRTILATGELKPYPAQYTFAKPAAGWETPDFNATGWQSGMGPFGDTPEAKTRWRNVRTNPDGIYYRREFDYDGKSDPSAMLLSINHDDDVKVYLNGTLILEKADYISEYVNLPLSAAGQKALRTGRNVLAVHCVSPRGGSFIDVGLIVPAPTSAGVSPATQTDVTVSATQTEYTFLAGPVSLTANFLSPLLLNNIDLAARPVTYLTFTTRSTDGKPHTVQLYVSAAGTLASHSAGQDVAARTGKATGGVQWLQVGTQQQPVLQRKGDNVRIDWGYAYLAAPASTNAQLAPGSLTALKNTFVTEGALAPATGEETVGSAGEVGLAVSVPVGSVGTSPVQKHLMLAYDDEYSVQYFGQNLRPWWRRDNKTDMPALLRTAEADYSQLVKQSTAFDKKLYADALKAGGKQYADLCALAYRQAIAAHKIVAGPKGEVFFFSKENFSNGSIGTVDVTYPSAPLFLLYNPTLLTGMTEPIFQYSESGRWTKPFAAHDVGTYPQANGQTYGEDMPVEECGNMLLLTAAIVKAQGNAAYAKKHWPVLTTWVNYLRDNGFDPANQLCTDDFAGHLARNANLSLKAILGIAAYGQMAAMQGDRKTADTYLAIARDMATRWQRLAADNRHYDLTFENKADTWSQKYNLVWDKLLGLNIFPKTVAQEEIAYYLTKQQPYGLPLDSRKTYTKSDWIMWTATMADSERDFQAFIAPVWKFANETPSRVPLTDWHETTDAKQVGFQARSVVGGYYIKLLEKAFKAKK, encoded by the coding sequence ATGCTACGTACCCTTGCCTTTTCCCTATCGGTTTGCCTAAGTGCCGGGTTTGTCCAGGCCCAGTCTTTGCGCCCACCGGCCTATCCGCTCATCACGCACGACCCCTATTTCAGTGTCTGGAGCACGACCGACAAACTCACCGAATCGCCCACCCGCCATTGGACGGGCAAGGCGCAGTCGCTGGAAGGCGTAATTCGGGTGGATGGCAAAGCCTATCAGTTTCTCGGTGCTATCCCAACCAACTACCGGACAATCCTGGCAACGGGCGAACTAAAGCCCTATCCGGCCCAATACACCTTCGCAAAACCCGCCGCCGGTTGGGAAACGCCCGATTTCAACGCGACGGGCTGGCAGTCGGGCATGGGGCCCTTTGGCGATACGCCCGAAGCCAAAACCCGCTGGCGGAATGTCCGCACTAATCCCGACGGGATCTACTACCGCCGTGAGTTTGATTACGACGGCAAAAGCGACCCCTCGGCCATGCTGCTGTCGATCAACCACGACGACGATGTTAAGGTGTACCTCAACGGCACGCTCATCCTCGAAAAGGCCGATTACATCAGCGAGTACGTGAACCTGCCTCTCTCGGCGGCGGGCCAGAAAGCGCTGCGCACGGGCCGGAACGTGCTGGCGGTGCATTGCGTGAGCCCACGGGGCGGGTCGTTCATCGACGTGGGCCTGATCGTACCGGCGCCTACCTCGGCTGGGGTTAGCCCCGCCACCCAAACCGACGTCACGGTGTCGGCCACGCAAACGGAGTATACGTTTCTGGCGGGTCCGGTGTCGCTGACGGCCAATTTCCTGTCCCCGTTACTGCTCAATAACATTGACCTGGCGGCGCGTCCCGTAACGTACCTGACCTTCACGACCCGTTCCACGGATGGCAAACCGCATACCGTACAACTCTACGTCAGCGCGGCCGGTACGCTGGCGTCACACTCGGCGGGGCAGGATGTCGCTGCCAGGACGGGCAAAGCAACGGGTGGCGTGCAGTGGCTACAGGTCGGTACGCAGCAGCAACCGGTTTTGCAGCGAAAGGGCGACAACGTGCGCATCGACTGGGGGTACGCTTATCTGGCTGCACCCGCATCCACCAACGCCCAACTGGCGCCCGGCTCGCTGACGGCTCTGAAAAACACGTTTGTGACGGAGGGCGCACTGGCCCCGGCTACGGGTGAAGAAACCGTTGGGTCGGCCGGGGAGGTAGGTCTGGCTGTGAGTGTACCGGTTGGTTCGGTGGGTACGTCGCCCGTGCAAAAACACCTTATGCTGGCCTATGACGATGAGTATTCGGTGCAGTATTTCGGGCAGAACCTGCGGCCCTGGTGGCGGCGCGACAACAAAACCGACATGCCCGCTCTGCTGCGCACGGCCGAAGCCGACTACAGCCAACTGGTGAAACAGAGCACTGCCTTCGACAAAAAACTGTATGCCGATGCGCTGAAAGCCGGTGGCAAACAGTACGCCGATCTGTGCGCACTGGCCTATCGGCAGGCGATTGCGGCGCACAAAATTGTAGCAGGTCCGAAAGGGGAGGTGTTCTTCTTCTCGAAAGAAAATTTCAGCAACGGGTCTATCGGCACCGTCGACGTGACCTACCCGTCGGCGCCGCTGTTTCTGCTGTATAACCCCACGCTGCTGACGGGCATGACCGAGCCTATTTTTCAGTATTCGGAAAGTGGCCGCTGGACCAAACCCTTCGCTGCACACGACGTGGGAACGTATCCACAGGCCAACGGGCAAACTTACGGTGAAGACATGCCCGTGGAGGAGTGCGGTAACATGCTCCTGCTGACGGCGGCGATTGTGAAAGCGCAGGGCAATGCAGCCTACGCCAAGAAGCACTGGCCCGTGCTGACGACCTGGGTAAACTACCTGCGTGACAACGGCTTCGACCCGGCTAATCAACTCTGCACCGACGATTTTGCCGGGCATCTGGCTCGCAACGCCAACCTGTCGCTCAAAGCGATTCTGGGTATCGCGGCCTATGGGCAGATGGCCGCTATGCAGGGCGACCGCAAAACCGCCGACACGTACCTGGCTATTGCCCGTGACATGGCTACGCGCTGGCAACGACTCGCCGCCGACAACCGGCACTACGACCTGACGTTTGAGAATAAAGCCGATACCTGGAGCCAGAAATACAATTTGGTTTGGGACAAGTTGCTGGGGCTGAACATCTTCCCCAAAACGGTGGCGCAGGAAGAAATCGCTTACTACCTGACCAAACAGCAACCCTACGGCCTGCCGCTCGACAGCCGCAAGACCTACACCAAATCGGACTGGATTATGTGGACGGCAACGATGGCTGATTCAGAGCGGGATTTTCAGGCGTTCATCGCGCCTGTCTGGAAGTTTGCCAACGAAACGCCCTCGCGCGTTCCCCTGACCGACTGGCACGAAACCACCGATGCCAAACAGGTGGGTTTCCAGGCGCGCTCGGTAGTGGGCGGCTATTACATCAAGCTATTGGAAAAAGCATTCAAGGCGAAGAAATAA
- a CDS encoding glycoside hydrolase family 127 protein yields MRLFPLSLIALAGWLIAVPHGLAQVVVKPAVADQLQPAQSARLTGFVGDRLDASYQHRILAQNVDRLVAPFRDRTETRCWQSEFWGKWFTSAVLAYRYRPEPQLKNVLDKAVADLLATQTPDGYIGNYADTSHLQQWDIWGRKYCLLGLLAYYDLTNDKRSLNAASKVTDHLINELSARKALLVKQGNHRGMAATSVLEPVCLLYSRTADKRYLAFAETIVQQWESPEGPQLIAKADVDVANRFPKPKNWFGWEQGQKAYEMMSCYEGLLELYRLTGKPAYKAAVEKTWQNIRDTEINLAGSGSSVECWFGGKALQTLSINHYQETCVTATWIKLSQQLLRLTGDARYADAIEQTYYNALLGSMKADGSDWTKYTPLSGQRLEGGEQCGMGLNCCVASGPRGLFTLPQTVVMSRADGVQVNFYAEGTYLANTPGGQSVSLRQQTDYPVSGQSTLHLSLPKTESFTVRVRIPAWSVQSTVTVNGQAVPTVVAGEYVAIKRTWQTGDQLSLTLDMRGRVVRLGDMPQHLAIVRGPVVLTRDARLGGPSVDETISPVVGQDGYVELKPVSAAKTGLWMQFDALFRLESHKEGDNKPVPLRLCDYASAGNTLDDQSRFRVWLTQPIDPRLN; encoded by the coding sequence ATGCGTCTGTTTCCTCTGAGTTTGATCGCGTTGGCCGGTTGGCTGATTGCCGTTCCGCATGGTCTGGCGCAGGTTGTGGTTAAACCGGCCGTGGCTGACCAGCTACAACCCGCCCAATCGGCCCGGCTGACGGGTTTTGTGGGCGACCGACTGGATGCATCGTATCAGCACCGTATCCTGGCGCAAAACGTTGATCGGCTGGTGGCCCCGTTTCGCGACCGCACCGAAACTCGTTGCTGGCAGAGCGAATTCTGGGGAAAATGGTTTACCTCGGCCGTGTTGGCCTACCGCTACCGGCCCGAACCCCAACTCAAAAACGTGCTGGACAAAGCCGTTGCCGACCTGCTCGCCACCCAAACGCCCGACGGCTACATCGGCAACTACGCCGATACCAGCCACCTGCAACAATGGGACATCTGGGGCCGCAAATATTGCCTGCTGGGGCTGCTGGCCTACTATGACCTGACGAATGACAAACGCAGTCTAAACGCTGCCAGCAAAGTAACCGATCACCTGATCAACGAACTGTCGGCGCGGAAAGCGCTGCTGGTGAAACAGGGTAATCACCGGGGCATGGCCGCGACCTCGGTGCTCGAACCAGTCTGCCTGCTCTACAGCCGCACCGCCGACAAGCGGTATCTGGCGTTTGCCGAAACCATTGTGCAACAGTGGGAGTCGCCCGAGGGGCCGCAACTGATTGCCAAAGCTGACGTGGATGTGGCCAACCGATTCCCAAAGCCCAAAAACTGGTTTGGCTGGGAACAGGGGCAGAAAGCCTACGAGATGATGTCGTGCTACGAGGGTCTGCTCGAACTATACCGGCTGACGGGCAAGCCCGCCTACAAAGCCGCCGTCGAGAAAACGTGGCAGAACATCCGGGATACCGAGATCAATCTGGCGGGGTCGGGCTCGAGCGTGGAATGCTGGTTTGGCGGGAAAGCGCTGCAAACGCTGTCGATCAACCACTACCAGGAAACCTGCGTGACAGCCACCTGGATCAAGCTGAGTCAGCAACTGCTGCGCCTCACCGGCGACGCCCGGTATGCCGATGCCATCGAGCAAACGTATTACAACGCGCTGCTCGGGTCGATGAAAGCCGACGGCTCCGACTGGACCAAATACACGCCCCTGAGCGGGCAGCGTTTGGAAGGCGGCGAGCAGTGCGGTATGGGCCTCAACTGCTGCGTAGCCAGTGGCCCGCGGGGGTTGTTCACCCTCCCACAGACAGTCGTGATGAGCCGAGCGGATGGCGTCCAGGTTAATTTCTACGCCGAAGGAACGTACCTGGCCAACACGCCGGGCGGGCAGTCGGTCAGCCTGCGCCAGCAAACCGACTATCCGGTTTCTGGGCAAAGTACGCTGCACCTGTCGCTGCCCAAGACCGAATCGTTTACCGTCCGGGTACGTATCCCGGCCTGGAGCGTTCAGTCGACCGTAACAGTCAACGGGCAGGCAGTGCCGACAGTTGTGGCGGGTGAATATGTAGCCATTAAACGTACCTGGCAGACCGGTGATCAGCTTAGCCTAACGCTGGATATGCGCGGGCGGGTGGTCCGGCTGGGCGATATGCCGCAGCATCTGGCCATTGTGCGCGGACCCGTCGTGCTCACCCGCGATGCCCGGCTGGGCGGTCCCAGCGTCGATGAAACCATCAGCCCCGTAGTCGGGCAAGACGGGTACGTTGAGCTAAAGCCGGTTTCGGCGGCGAAAACCGGACTCTGGATGCAGTTTGACGCCCTGTTCCGGCTCGAATCGCACAAGGAAGGCGACAATAAACCCGTGCCGCTCAGGCTCTGCGACTACGCGTCAGCCGGCAATACGCTCGACGACCAATCCCGCTTCCGGGTCTGGCTCACCCAGCCCATCGACCCGCGATTGAATTGA